In a genomic window of Alcanivorax sp.:
- a CDS encoding outer membrane beta-barrel protein, producing MRYGILFLGLLFSATSQADGVAHYQDQRFGYVAGNLIHFNLDYDSREVTPTGLAVRLGGMVDEHWGVELRAGTGPSGDTWRSDNNASKVEYTVDHVAALLGTGKWSFESPVSLSMLDRHVDNFFVQGFAGVADVKIKNIRRRCNATTCRRDDTDRNDDTSLAFGAAVGVRTAYNIGLSLQYMQYVDKDYITVTGIEGGLEWYF from the coding sequence ATGCGTTACGGGATTCTGTTTCTCGGTTTGCTGTTTTCTGCCACCAGCCAGGCGGACGGTGTGGCGCACTATCAGGATCAACGTTTCGGCTATGTGGCCGGTAACCTGATTCATTTCAATCTGGATTATGACTCCCGCGAGGTAACACCGACCGGTCTTGCCGTGCGTCTGGGAGGTATGGTGGATGAACACTGGGGCGTGGAACTGCGCGCGGGCACAGGGCCGTCCGGAGATACCTGGCGTTCTGACAACAATGCCAGCAAGGTCGAGTATACCGTAGACCATGTGGCTGCCCTGCTGGGCACCGGCAAATGGTCGTTCGAGTCGCCAGTCAGCCTGTCCATGCTGGACCGCCATGTGGACAATTTCTTTGTGCAGGGGTTTGCCGGTGTTGCGGATGTGAAGATAAAAAATATTCGCCGTCGTTGTAATGCCACCACCTGCCGTCGTGACGATACCGACCGTAACGATGACACCAGCCTGGCGTTCGGTGCCGCTGTCGGCGTGCGTACCGCCTACAATATCGGTTTGAGCCTGCAATACATGCAGTATGTGGACAAGGATTACATCACCGTGACCGGCATTGAAGGCGGTCTGGAGTGGTATTTTTAG
- the znuC gene encoding zinc ABC transporter ATP-binding protein ZnuC, producing the protein MSDPLVNVQAVSVTLGGNSVLSEVSLALAPGRITTLIGPNGAGKSTLARVVLGLVNPSSGSVNRRKGLRVGYMPQHIKIDDSLPLTVDRFLWLAASGPTAARRAALEQAGVAHLRRRAVQQLSGGEMQRVLLARALLRKPDLLVLDEPAQGVDVAGQNALYGLLKSVRDDLGCAILLISHDLHLVMAATDEVICLQRHVCCSGSPESVSRDPAYHELFGPGAGTPNLALYTHDHDHDHDLHGDAQPGHQHDGNCHHD; encoded by the coding sequence ATGTCGGATCCTCTGGTCAATGTGCAGGCGGTATCAGTCACCTTGGGTGGCAACAGCGTGCTGTCCGAGGTGAGCCTGGCCCTGGCCCCGGGGCGGATCACCACCCTGATCGGCCCCAACGGCGCCGGTAAAAGCACCCTGGCGCGGGTGGTGCTGGGGCTGGTCAACCCGTCCAGCGGCTCGGTAAACCGGCGTAAGGGGCTGCGGGTGGGCTACATGCCCCAGCACATCAAGATCGACGACAGCCTGCCGCTCACCGTGGACCGGTTCCTGTGGCTGGCGGCGTCCGGCCCCACCGCCGCCCGCCGGGCGGCGCTGGAGCAGGCCGGCGTAGCCCACCTGCGCCGTCGTGCGGTGCAGCAGCTGTCCGGCGGCGAGATGCAGCGGGTGCTGCTGGCCCGGGCCCTGCTGCGCAAGCCGGACCTGCTGGTGCTGGACGAACCGGCCCAGGGGGTGGATGTGGCAGGCCAGAATGCCCTCTACGGGCTGCTCAAGTCGGTCCGCGATGACCTGGGCTGTGCCATCCTGCTGATTTCCCACGACCTGCATCTGGTGATGGCGGCCACCGACGAGGTGATCTGCCTGCAACGCCATGTGTGCTGTTCCGGCAGCCCGGAATCGGTGAGCCGGGACCCGGCCTACCACGAGCTGTTCGGCCCCGGTGCCGGCACCCCCAACCTGGCGCTCTACACCCACGATCATGACCACGACCATGATCTGCATGGCGACGCCCAGCCGGGCCATCAACACGACGGGAATTGCCACCATGATTGA
- a CDS encoding metal ABC transporter substrate-binding protein, translated as MRRLWLTLLLMLASPAWSQTLVASVEPLAKVLRGLYGDQVQVVTLLQANQNPHQLALSPRQAMLVQQADLLVWLGETVEAPLAPLVARRQGATLTLLELEGVHRREGDHNHEHDHEHHDSDHGDATLDPHLWLSLDNMMLLAGALAQRYPQGLKAGEPARWQQQAKDRHARHRQALAGLEMVPWLSYHQPWGYLTETLGLAEPLVVSQQLDAGPGSRRFVALAGEIRDQQVRCAILEPEARAAMVSRLCPDCQIHPLDPLGRDHPELDYLTWRDHLVEGFKACLQAGAG; from the coding sequence ATGCGCCGTCTCTGGCTAACATTGCTGCTTATGCTCGCCTCTCCCGCTTGGAGCCAGACCCTGGTGGCAAGTGTGGAGCCGTTGGCCAAGGTGCTGCGCGGCCTCTATGGCGACCAGGTGCAGGTGGTGACCCTGTTGCAAGCCAACCAGAACCCCCATCAGCTGGCCCTGTCTCCGCGGCAGGCCATGTTGGTGCAGCAGGCGGATCTGCTGGTGTGGCTGGGCGAAACCGTAGAGGCGCCGCTGGCACCGCTGGTGGCCCGTCGGCAGGGAGCTACCCTGACCCTGCTGGAGCTGGAGGGTGTTCATCGCCGGGAAGGTGATCACAACCATGAGCATGACCACGAGCATCATGATTCGGATCATGGCGACGCCACCCTGGACCCGCACCTGTGGCTGTCGCTGGACAACATGATGCTGCTGGCCGGGGCGCTGGCACAGCGTTACCCGCAGGGGCTGAAAGCCGGTGAACCGGCACGCTGGCAGCAACAGGCCAAAGATCGCCATGCCCGTCACCGTCAGGCACTGGCTGGGCTGGAGATGGTGCCCTGGCTGAGTTACCACCAGCCCTGGGGTTATCTCACCGAAACACTGGGGCTGGCGGAACCGCTGGTGGTCTCACAGCAACTGGATGCGGGGCCGGGTAGCCGACGTTTTGTGGCGTTGGCCGGCGAGATTCGCGACCAGCAGGTCCGTTGCGCCATTCTTGAACCAGAAGCCCGCGCCGCCATGGTTTCCCGACTGTGCCCGGACTGCCAGATACACCCCCTGGACCCGCTCGGCCGCGACCATCCAGAGCTGGATTATCTGACCTGGCGGGACCATCTGGTGGAAGGGTTCAAGGCGTGTCTGCAGGCGGGGGCGGGCTGA
- a CDS encoding cellulase-like family protein: MAQQNSAQPLAMACWDLSWLLDRDTRHGAFASLEKVLDETQQRGFNALRLDPCPHLIACPENGVHLDRCELQATGHDPVEVKIRHSLQQLLQSAHERGLKVWFSSRFVDDSRARRSFVRRPEDFVTVWSDTLALVQEWGYLDDVAGVDFCHHFPAQPYAHGVARRVFKRSPDRPLPQRWSASAAERIEAYLLDIPRALHALFPGVPIGLSTTTQISEQLRQLDTSELDFLDFSLWLDDDPRYRLASGEAVPMTGLARRLASPVKQLLLDAGGMHWQRRMEDQLQRRMAFTRLRRLQPVIGEGFVRQPRHLRRLPTGWADLHEMMVVSALTQGVESMTPTSLACPAYDWLWREEEYLAHLNHLILSGSE, encoded by the coding sequence ATGGCACAGCAAAATAGCGCACAACCCCTCGCAATGGCCTGCTGGGATCTGTCCTGGCTGCTGGACCGTGACACCCGTCACGGCGCCTTTGCGTCGCTGGAAAAAGTGCTCGATGAAACCCAGCAACGCGGTTTCAATGCCCTGCGCCTGGACCCCTGCCCGCACCTGATTGCCTGCCCGGAAAACGGCGTCCATCTGGACCGTTGCGAGCTGCAGGCAACGGGTCACGATCCGGTGGAAGTGAAGATTCGCCACAGTCTGCAGCAACTGCTGCAATCCGCCCACGAGCGTGGTCTGAAGGTGTGGTTCAGCAGCCGCTTTGTGGACGACAGCCGCGCCCGTCGTTCCTTCGTACGGCGTCCGGAAGACTTCGTCACAGTGTGGAGCGATACCCTGGCCCTGGTGCAGGAATGGGGTTACCTGGATGACGTGGCAGGGGTGGATTTTTGTCATCATTTTCCCGCGCAGCCCTATGCCCATGGTGTTGCCCGCCGTGTGTTCAAGCGTTCCCCGGATCGGCCTTTGCCACAGCGCTGGTCCGCCAGCGCCGCCGAGCGCATCGAAGCGTATCTGCTGGATATTCCCCGAGCCCTGCATGCCCTGTTTCCCGGCGTGCCCATCGGGCTGAGCACCACCACCCAGATCAGCGAGCAGTTGCGGCAACTGGATACCAGTGAGCTGGATTTTCTCGATTTCAGCCTGTGGCTGGATGATGATCCGCGCTATCGACTGGCCAGCGGCGAGGCGGTTCCCATGACCGGGCTGGCCCGGCGCCTTGCCAGCCCGGTGAAGCAGTTATTGCTGGATGCTGGCGGCATGCACTGGCAGCGGCGAATGGAAGACCAGTTACAGCGGCGCATGGCCTTTACCCGTCTGCGGCGTCTGCAGCCGGTGATCGGTGAAGGCTTTGTTCGCCAGCCCCGCCATCTGCGTCGTCTGCCCACCGGCTGGGCCGATCTGCACGAGATGATGGTGGTCAGCGCCCTTACCCAGGGCGTGGAATCCATGACCCCCACCTCCCTGGCCTGCCCAGCCTATGACTGGCTGTGGCGGGAAGAAGAGTACCTGGCGCACCTGAATCACCTGATTCTGTCCGGGTCGGAATAA
- a CDS encoding ATP-binding protein — MASNIDWRNIPAAIWRGRSGTLRPVSRPDPVRLDDLLGIETQKAKILQNTERFLRGEPCNHVLLWGSRGTGKSSIVKALLNEYAPRGLRVIEVDKDDLQDLAEIVDDIRERSQRFIVYCDDLSFEDGENQYKHLKSVLEGSLELPPENVRLYATSNRRHLVPEYMKDNEQSQVVGREIHHGDVVEEKISLSDRFGLALSFYPISEPQYFEIVDHLFGEVKDRDQLHVRARRFSMEKGVRSGRTARQFYNQFCGEF, encoded by the coding sequence ATGGCGTCCAACATCGATTGGCGAAACATTCCCGCGGCGATCTGGCGGGGGCGATCTGGCACCCTGCGACCGGTGAGCCGGCCGGATCCGGTGCGGCTGGATGATCTGCTCGGTATCGAGACCCAGAAGGCGAAAATCCTGCAGAATACGGAGCGGTTTCTGCGCGGTGAACCCTGCAACCATGTGCTGCTGTGGGGCAGCCGGGGCACCGGCAAGTCGTCCATCGTCAAGGCGCTGCTGAACGAATATGCCCCGCGCGGGCTGCGGGTGATCGAGGTGGACAAGGACGACCTGCAGGACCTGGCGGAGATCGTCGACGATATTCGCGAACGCAGTCAGCGCTTTATCGTGTACTGCGATGATCTGTCGTTCGAGGACGGAGAAAACCAGTACAAACATCTGAAAAGCGTGCTGGAGGGCTCCCTGGAACTGCCGCCGGAAAATGTGCGCCTGTACGCCACCAGCAACCGCCGCCATCTGGTCCCCGAATACATGAAGGACAACGAACAAAGCCAGGTGGTGGGTCGGGAGATTCACCACGGCGATGTGGTGGAGGAAAAGATTTCCCTGTCCGACCGTTTCGGGCTGGCGCTGAGTTTTTACCCGATCAGCGAACCGCAGTATTTCGAGATCGTCGACCATCTATTTGGCGAAGTGAAAGACCGCGATCAATTGCACGTGCGCGCCCGGCGGTTTTCCATGGAGAAAGGCGTACGCTCCGGGCGCACGGCACGACAGTTTTATAATCAGTTCTGCGGAGAATTTTGA
- a CDS encoding MATE family efflux transporter — translation MSLSLNRRIWMLAWPLLLSNLTAPLLGLVDTAVVGHLDHPRYLAAVALGGNVFMFLYFSFNFLRMGTTGFASQARGGEKDTRVVLLRALLLSTGLGLALIALSPLLRETGLWLLGGSDDVQTLAADYINIRILGAPAALANFALIGFAIGTHNTRVPLKMTVLMHSTNALLDVLLVQVWHLDVRGVAIASATAEYVGLAGGLFWLRAALRPPAQQERLWQPAAMLALMAVNRDIFVRSLALLSTFFFFAAQGARLGDAVLAANAVLITFLLLLSNLLDGFANAAEALVGEAHGRNDRQALGLAIRATGRWTVACAALGLLAFSLGGVPLIHLLTDLPAIRDTATTYLPWMLLLPLTASAGFWLDGIFVGATWGAAMRNTMLVSVLVFFLLWGLTRGWDNHGLWMTMNGFMAARGLLMAWVLKQRLAAPH, via the coding sequence ATGAGTTTGTCCCTTAACCGCCGCATCTGGATGCTGGCCTGGCCGCTGTTGCTGTCCAATCTGACCGCTCCGCTGCTGGGGCTGGTGGACACGGCCGTGGTCGGGCATCTGGACCATCCCCGCTATCTGGCGGCGGTGGCGCTGGGCGGCAACGTCTTCATGTTCCTGTACTTCTCGTTCAACTTCCTGCGCATGGGCACCACCGGCTTTGCCTCTCAGGCGCGGGGCGGCGAGAAGGATACCCGGGTGGTGTTGCTCCGTGCCCTGTTGCTGTCCACCGGGTTGGGGCTGGCGCTGATTGCCCTGTCGCCGCTGCTGCGCGAAACCGGTCTGTGGCTGCTGGGTGGCAGTGACGATGTGCAGACTCTGGCCGCGGACTACATCAATATCCGCATTCTTGGCGCGCCCGCAGCACTGGCCAATTTTGCCCTGATCGGCTTTGCCATCGGCACCCACAACACCCGGGTGCCGCTGAAGATGACGGTGCTGATGCATAGCACCAATGCCCTGCTGGACGTGCTGCTGGTGCAGGTCTGGCATCTGGATGTGCGCGGAGTCGCTATCGCCAGTGCCACGGCGGAATACGTGGGCCTGGCCGGCGGCCTGTTCTGGCTGCGCGCCGCCCTGCGCCCGCCGGCACAACAGGAGCGGCTGTGGCAGCCGGCGGCCATGCTGGCGTTGATGGCGGTAAACCGGGATATCTTTGTGCGCAGCCTGGCCCTGCTCAGCACCTTCTTTTTCTTCGCCGCCCAGGGCGCCCGGCTGGGTGACGCGGTGCTGGCCGCCAACGCGGTACTGATCACCTTCCTGCTGCTACTCAGCAACCTGCTGGACGGCTTTGCCAACGCAGCAGAAGCGCTGGTGGGCGAGGCCCACGGCAGGAACGATCGGCAGGCGCTGGGCCTCGCGATCCGCGCCACCGGGCGCTGGACCGTGGCCTGTGCAGCTCTCGGTCTGCTGGCCTTCAGCCTCGGCGGCGTGCCGCTGATTCACCTGCTCACCGACCTGCCGGCTATCCGCGACACCGCCACGACCTATCTGCCATGGATGCTACTGCTACCCCTCACCGCCAGCGCCGGCTTCTGGCTGGACGGCATCTTCGTGGGCGCCACCTGGGGCGCCGCCATGCGCAACACCATGCTGGTTTCCGTGTTGGTGTTTTTTCTGTTGTGGGGTCTGACACGAGGCTGGGATAACCATGGCCTGTGGATGACCATGAATGGCTTCATGGCCGCCCGCGGCCTGCTGATGGCCTGGGTGCTGAAGCAGCGACTGGCCGCGCCCCACTAG
- a CDS encoding DUF2868 domain-containing protein codes for MPKALTLLLDFDDQYRRDVQQSHAFLHRRDRRFAQQQEDQKQPLTVPAWLAALHALNGQRREFGADPRLRHWRQARWVFAGLGALLGAGFMLGLLWYDGSRQINLTLLIGLVALQLLLALFTSLQAWFGWQPWGSLLGPRQGDDPLAALRPALCARIAHTGGLLFAISGLLTLLALVVVQDLAFGWSTTLQTSADGYHRIVAALAQPWQTLWPAAVPSAELVNASQFYRLTEAPADNPALLGTWWPFVLMLWLVYVLLPRLILLMLAALQVRWQAGRALRAHPGWQGLFYRFETPWVETRGQEDSQPAPAAAQTVLSPLPDSATLIHWAGAGQAATDLVTRLSRDASPLQLRAGGNSTLDEDQQVIQQAGARQQPVILVTRGWEPPTGELSDFIYDARDHWPAATLLALVPLADEQGAALTDAGLLAQWQRFVDRQGDSHLLLCAPREQDQP; via the coding sequence TTGCCCAAGGCCCTGACCCTGCTGCTGGATTTTGACGACCAGTACCGTCGCGATGTGCAACAGAGCCACGCCTTTCTGCACCGCCGTGACCGCCGCTTTGCCCAGCAGCAGGAAGACCAGAAACAACCGCTCACCGTGCCCGCCTGGCTGGCGGCCCTGCATGCCCTGAACGGCCAGCGCCGTGAATTCGGCGCCGACCCGCGCCTGCGCCACTGGCGCCAGGCCCGCTGGGTGTTTGCCGGTCTGGGAGCGCTGCTTGGGGCGGGCTTCATGCTGGGCCTGCTGTGGTATGACGGCAGCCGGCAGATCAACCTGACTCTGCTGATCGGTCTGGTGGCCCTGCAACTGCTGCTGGCCCTGTTTACCAGCCTGCAGGCTTGGTTCGGCTGGCAGCCCTGGGGCAGCCTGCTGGGGCCGCGCCAGGGCGACGACCCACTGGCGGCCCTGCGCCCGGCCCTGTGTGCCCGTATTGCCCACACCGGTGGCCTGTTGTTTGCCATCAGCGGCCTGCTCACCTTGCTGGCGCTGGTGGTGGTACAGGATCTGGCCTTCGGCTGGAGCACCACCCTGCAGACCTCCGCCGACGGTTATCACCGGATTGTCGCCGCCCTGGCCCAGCCCTGGCAGACCCTGTGGCCAGCGGCGGTGCCCTCGGCGGAGTTGGTGAACGCGTCCCAGTTCTACCGCCTCACGGAAGCCCCGGCGGACAACCCGGCATTGTTGGGCACCTGGTGGCCTTTTGTGCTGATGCTGTGGCTGGTCTATGTGCTGCTGCCCCGGCTGATACTGCTGATGCTGGCGGCCCTGCAGGTGCGCTGGCAGGCGGGCCGGGCCCTGCGTGCCCATCCGGGCTGGCAGGGGCTGTTCTACCGTTTCGAGACCCCCTGGGTGGAAACCCGTGGCCAGGAAGACAGCCAGCCCGCCCCGGCGGCGGCGCAAACCGTGCTGTCCCCCTTGCCGGACAGCGCCACCCTGATTCACTGGGCCGGTGCCGGTCAGGCCGCTACGGATTTGGTGACACGTCTAAGCCGTGACGCCAGCCCGCTGCAACTGCGCGCCGGCGGCAACAGTACTCTCGACGAGGACCAGCAGGTGATCCAGCAGGCCGGCGCTCGCCAGCAGCCGGTAATCCTGGTCACCCGGGGCTGGGAGCCGCCCACCGGGGAACTCAGCGATTTCATCTACGATGCCCGCGATCACTGGCCCGCCGCCACCCTGCTGGCCCTGGTGCCGCTGGCGGACGAACAGGGCGCCGCGCTCACCGATGCCGGGCTGCTGGCCCAGTGGCAACGCTTTGTGGATCGCCAGGGCGACAGCCATCTGCTGCTGTGCGCTCCCCGGGAACAGGATCAACCATGA
- a CDS encoding alpha/beta hydrolase, translating into MNPAVFERGAVRALMSLPGAVLDKLSAGLETHSRSHLDSRLRFLLALSAAKPTLDSGTVEQARRLYREVINLLDVAPVSLPVVVDHQVPLDDGSQMRVRRYRPALAPRVAPAILFMHGGGFTVGGVDEYDRLCRYIADRTNAVVLSVDYRLSPEHPSPVAADDCMAAWRWLLDNTAAMGLDPQRLAVMGDSAGGNLSAVVCQQAKQAGLALPALQVLIYPTTDGALKHPSVQTLGQGFGLDLALLTWFRSQFIQDPALMEDYRVSPLRNPDLSGLPSTILITATDPLRDEGLEYGEKLRAAGVDVTSLDYPQLVHGFLTMGGVIPAARKAVNAICDATVQRL; encoded by the coding sequence ATGAATCCTGCAGTATTCGAGCGTGGCGCGGTACGTGCCCTGATGAGCCTGCCCGGTGCGGTGCTGGACAAGTTGTCCGCCGGCCTGGAAACCCACAGTCGCTCCCATCTGGATTCCCGCCTGCGTTTCCTGCTGGCGCTTAGCGCCGCCAAGCCTACGCTGGATAGCGGCACCGTGGAACAGGCCCGCCGCCTGTACCGTGAGGTCATCAATCTGCTGGATGTGGCGCCGGTGTCCCTGCCGGTGGTGGTGGATCACCAGGTGCCGCTGGACGATGGCAGTCAGATGCGGGTGCGGCGTTATCGCCCGGCCCTGGCGCCGCGGGTGGCGCCGGCAATCCTGTTCATGCACGGCGGCGGTTTTACCGTGGGCGGGGTGGACGAGTACGACCGCCTGTGCCGCTACATTGCCGACCGCACCAATGCGGTAGTGTTGAGTGTGGATTACCGATTGTCTCCGGAGCATCCGTCCCCGGTGGCGGCCGATGACTGTATGGCCGCCTGGCGCTGGCTGCTGGATAACACCGCTGCCATGGGGCTGGATCCACAGCGTCTGGCAGTGATGGGCGACAGCGCGGGTGGCAATCTCAGTGCCGTGGTCTGCCAGCAGGCGAAACAGGCCGGCCTGGCGCTGCCTGCCCTGCAGGTGCTGATCTATCCCACCACCGACGGCGCCCTCAAGCATCCGTCAGTGCAGACCCTGGGCCAGGGCTTCGGGCTGGATCTGGCCCTGCTGACCTGGTTCCGCAGCCAGTTTATTCAGGACCCGGCGCTGATGGAGGACTACCGCGTGTCGCCCCTGCGCAACCCGGACCTGAGCGGCCTGCCGTCGACCATCCTGATCACCGCCACCGACCCGTTGCGCGACGAAGGGCTGGAATACGGCGAGAAACTGCGGGCGGCAGGGGTGGATGTTACCTCACTGGATTACCCGCAGCTGGTCCACGGTTTCCTTACTATGGGCGGGGTTATCCCTGCGGCCCGCAAGGCGGTCAACGCCATCTGCGACGCTACCGTTCAACGGTTGTGA
- a CDS encoding homoserine kinase, which translates to MSVYTPLSHNQLATVLDGYGYRLLAFRAASHGIENSTFLIEAEDRHQQPAPLVLTIFETLDHDALTPYLVLLAHLADQGLPVPAPLQDNDDHDQITVAGKPAVLMPRLPGEHDFAVDLDRCRQVGALLARLHQCDTRALQALPDERQRLERLASQLNQLPDDHREGARALLSDWQARPAGTTLIHGDLFRDNLLWQQGHISALLDFYNACLDYPEYDLAVTLNDWCVDSHGKPVAEREQALLEGYRAQGGQVDDSLLLEALAVAALRFWLSRLAGPVAEHSEGQGSKDPEEFARIFQWRIEALAG; encoded by the coding sequence ATGTCCGTTTATACGCCGCTCAGTCACAACCAGCTTGCCACCGTTCTGGACGGTTACGGCTACCGGCTACTGGCATTCCGGGCGGCCAGCCACGGCATCGAGAACAGCACCTTCCTGATCGAAGCCGAGGACCGCCATCAGCAGCCCGCCCCGCTGGTGCTGACCATCTTTGAAACCCTGGACCACGATGCACTGACCCCCTATCTGGTGCTGCTGGCGCATCTGGCAGACCAGGGCCTGCCGGTGCCCGCACCGCTGCAGGATAATGACGACCATGACCAGATCACCGTCGCCGGCAAGCCGGCAGTGCTAATGCCGCGCCTACCCGGGGAACACGATTTTGCCGTGGATCTGGATCGCTGCCGACAGGTGGGCGCGCTACTGGCACGACTGCATCAATGTGATACCCGCGCCCTGCAAGCCCTGCCCGATGAACGTCAGCGGCTGGAGAGGCTGGCCAGCCAGCTGAACCAGCTGCCGGACGACCACCGCGAGGGCGCCAGGGCACTATTGAGCGACTGGCAGGCACGACCTGCCGGCACCACCCTGATCCACGGCGACCTGTTCCGTGACAACCTGCTGTGGCAGCAGGGCCATATCAGCGCCCTGCTGGACTTCTACAACGCCTGCCTGGACTACCCGGAATACGATCTGGCGGTGACGCTCAACGACTGGTGTGTGGACAGCCACGGCAAACCGGTGGCAGAGCGGGAGCAGGCATTGCTGGAGGGCTATCGGGCGCAAGGTGGCCAGGTGGATGACAGCCTGTTACTGGAGGCGCTGGCGGTGGCGGCACTGCGTTTCTGGCTGTCACGGCTGGCCGGGCCGGTTGCCGAACACAGCGAAGGGCAGGGCAGCAAGGACCCGGAAGAATTTGCGCGGATTTTTCAGTGGCGGATTGAGGCGCTGGCGGGGTAA
- the znuB gene encoding zinc ABC transporter permease subunit ZnuB codes for MIELLLPPLFAGLAVALVSGPMGAFVVWRRMAFFGDTLAHGALLGAALGLALDISLYLAVVAVCLGLAGALTALQHQQQLASDTLLGIVAHTTLALGVIAISLQEGIQVDLFAYLFGDLLAVGWQDALALWAGAVLILLLMLWQWRALLSITVSEELAQVEGVAVQRTRLLLMLLLALLIAGAIRTVGVLLITSLLVIPAASARRLTHTPAQMAAVASVLGTLAVLAGLAVSWFANTPVGPSIVVAASSLFVLTLLRRSS; via the coding sequence ATGATTGAGCTGTTGCTGCCGCCGCTGTTCGCCGGCCTGGCCGTGGCCCTGGTGTCCGGCCCGATGGGCGCCTTCGTGGTATGGCGGCGGATGGCCTTTTTCGGCGACACCCTGGCCCACGGCGCCCTGCTGGGCGCCGCCCTGGGGCTGGCGCTGGATATCAGCCTGTACCTGGCCGTTGTGGCTGTATGCCTGGGCCTGGCCGGTGCCCTCACCGCGCTGCAGCATCAGCAGCAACTGGCCAGCGACACCCTGCTGGGTATTGTCGCTCATACCACTCTGGCCTTGGGGGTGATTGCCATCAGCCTGCAAGAGGGCATTCAGGTGGACCTGTTTGCCTATCTGTTCGGCGACCTGCTGGCGGTGGGCTGGCAGGATGCCCTGGCCCTGTGGGCCGGGGCCGTCCTGATTCTGCTGCTGATGCTGTGGCAATGGCGCGCCCTGCTGAGTATCACTGTCAGCGAAGAGCTGGCCCAGGTGGAAGGGGTGGCGGTGCAGCGCACCCGGCTGCTGCTGATGCTGTTGCTGGCACTGCTGATTGCCGGGGCTATCCGCACCGTGGGCGTGCTGCTGATTACCTCCCTGCTGGTGATTCCCGCTGCCAGTGCCCGTCGGCTGACCCATACCCCGGCGCAGATGGCCGCCGTAGCCAGTGTGCTGGGTACTCTGGCGGTACTGGCCGGGCTGGCGGTGAGCTGGTTTGCCAACACCCCGGTGGGGCCGTCCATCGTGGTGGCCGCCAGCAGTTTGTTTGTGCTGACGTTGCTGCGGCGCAGTTCGTGA